Proteins from one Ipomoea triloba cultivar NCNSP0323 chromosome 1, ASM357664v1 genomic window:
- the LOC116014097 gene encoding peroxisome biogenesis protein 7, with protein MPVFKTPFNGYSVKFSPFYENQLAVATAQNFGILGNGRVHVLQLNPNGPISQLAAFDTADGVYDVCWSEAHDSLIIAASGDGSIKLYDLSLPPTNNPVRSFQEHTREVHGVDYNTVRKDSFLSASWDDTVKLWTVDRNASVRTFKEHAYCVYSAVWNPRHADVFASASGDSTARIWDVREPGSTMILPAHEHEILSCDWNKYDDCIIATASVDKSIKVWDVRNYRVPIAVLNGHGYAVRKVRFSPHKGSVLLSCSYDMAVCMWDYMVEDALIGRYDHHTEFAVGVDMSVLVEGLLASTGWDELVYVWQNGMDPRAP; from the exons ATGCCGGTTTTCAAGACCCCCTTCAATGGCTACTCCGTGAAATTCAGCCCATTTTACGAGAACCAACTGGCCGTCGCGACCGCCCAGAATTTCGGCATCTTAGGGAACGGCCGTGTCCACGTCCTCCAGCTCAACCCCAACGGCCCAATCTCCCAGCTCGCCGCTTTCGACACCGCCGACGGCGTCTACGACGTCTGCTGGTCCGAGGCCCACGACTCCCTAATCATCGCCGCCAGCGGCGACGGCTCCATCAAGCTCTACGACCTCTCTCTCCCGCCCACCAACAACCCCGTCCGCTCCTTCCAGGAGCACACCCGAGAAGTCCACGGCGTTGACTACAACACCGTCCGGAAAGATTCCTTCTTGTCGGCTTCCTGGGACGATACGGTGAAGCTCTGGACCGTGGATAGGAATGCCAGCGTCAGGACTTTCAAGGAGCACGCTTACTGCGTCTACTCCGCCGTGTGGAATCCCAGACACGCCGATGTGTTCGCTTCGGCTTCCGGCGATTCCACTGCCCGTATTTGGGATGTTCGAGAACCAG GTTCTACCATGATTCTGCCTGCGCATGAGCATGAAATCCTCTCGTGTGACTGGAACAAGTATGACGATTGTATCATTGCAACTGCCTCGGTTGACAAGTCGATTAAAGTTTGGGATGTGAGGAATTACAGGGTGCCAATAGCTGTGCTTAATGGGCATGGGTATGCAGTTAGGAAAGTGCGATTCTCACCGCATAAAGGAAGTGTGCTTTTGTCGTGTTCCTATGACATGGCAGTTTGCATGTGGGATTATATGGTGGAAGATGCTCTTATTGGAAGGTACGACCATCATACTGAGTTTGCAGTCGGGGTGGATATGAGCGTTCTTGTGGAAGGGCTTTTGGCGAGCACGGGATGGGATGAACTCGTTTATGTTTGGCAGAATGGAATGGACCCAAGAGCGCCTTGA
- the LOC116001964 gene encoding trihelix transcription factor ASIL2-like, which translates to MGEMMESFSGPQSAAPASRPLPFREDCWSEEATSTLVDAWGRRYLELNRGNLRHKDWQEVADAVNSLHGHTKKGHRTDVQCKNRIDTLKKKYKTEKAKIAESNGALASTWPFFTRLDALIGNSGKNQFPKSSAAVVTPSPSLSPSPLPLPSYSPLSLPSPPMGVPLPFRRPPAAAQPVILPQKRPPPPMDDSYFKKNYSAMAAAAAATDDDADEEEEEDGIRGESEEEMETSDEITEEEGIRRLAKAIKRFGEIYERVEGMKQRQMIELEKQRMQFAKDLEVQRMQLYMDTQVQLEKIKQSKRSGSDDMYS; encoded by the exons ATGGGAGAGATGATGGAATCGTTTTCCGGGCCCCAATCGGCGGCTCCGGCGTCGCGGCCGTTGCCGTTCCGGGAGGATTGCTGGAGCGAGGAGGCGACGTCGACGCTGGTGGACGCTTGGGGGCGGAGGTATCTGGAGCTCAACAGGGGGAATCTCCGTCACAAGGATTGGCAGGAGGTGGCCGACGCCGTTAATTCGCTTCACGGCCACACGAAGAAGGGGCACAGAACGGATGTTCAGTGTAAGAATCGGATCGATACTCTGAAGAAGAAGTACAAAACGGAGAAAGCGAAGATCGCGGAGTCTAACGGAGCCCTAGCGTCGACGTGGCCGTTCTTCACACGCCTCGACGCGCTGATTGGAAACTCCGGCAAAAATCAGTTCCCGAAATCTTCGGCGGCGGTTGTAACTCCTTCGCCTTCGCTTTCGCCTTCACCGCTGCCGCTCCCGTCGTATTCGCCTCTCTCGTTGCCGTCTCCGCCGATGGGAGTCCCTCTGCCCTTCCGGAGGCCGCCGGCGGCGGCCCAGCCGGTGATTCTCCCTCAAAAGCGTCCGCCTCCGCCCATGGACGACTCGTATTTCAAGAAGAATTACTCCGCCATGGCTGCCGCAGCGGCCGCTACTGATGACGACGCCGAcgaagaggaggaagaggacGGAATCAGAGGGGAATCCGAGGAGGAGATGGAAACGAGTGATGAGATTACTGAGGAAGAAGGAATCAGGAGACTCGCCAAGGCGATCAAGCGGTTCGGAGAGATTTACGAGCGAGTTGAAGGAATGAAACAGAGACAAATGATCGAGTTGGAGAAGCAAAGGATGCAATTCGCCAAGGATTTGGAGGTTCAGAGGATGCAATTATATATGGATACTCAGGTCCAGCTCGAGAAGATTAAGCAATCCAAGCGTTCTGGATCAGATG ATATGTATAGCTAG